One Archangium violaceum genomic window, TCTACCACCAGGTGGTGCTTGGAGCCCTTCTTTCCCCTGTCCGTAGGATTCGGGCCGGTAAGAGGCCCCCCTTTTTTGCCGGCACGCTGAAGGAGTCCACAGCGGCACGGCTCCAGTCCAGGCAGCCCTTCTCTCCCAACTCGTCCGGCAACGTCTGCTGGAGGGCTTCCAGGACACCGGCCTGTGCCCATTCCCGCAGCCGTCGCCAGCACGCCACCCCACTGACACCAAATACCTCCTGGGGCAGCCACTCCCAGGGCAGGTCCGTCCGGAGGATGAAGAGGATGCCCCGCAGACAGGCACTCCCTCAAGCAGGTGCGGAGGAGGCGAGCGCGAGGCTTGAGGTAGCGGCCAGGAAGGAGCGGATGAAGGAGAGGACGCCGCGAGTGGATTGGGCAGAGTTGCTCAAAAGGACGTTCGACTTCGACGTGTTCGTCTGCTTGAGGTGTGGAGGCAGGCGGCGGGTGTTGGCGTACGTGAAGGGAGCAGGAGGGGTGAGAGCGATTCTGGAGCACCTGGGGTTGCCCACGGCGCGTGCGCACCTGGCCCCTGCGCGAGGGCCGCCCCAGCGCGCGTGGTGTTGAAGCTCAAGCCGCCACAGCCAGCCATGAGAGCCAGGCACCTGCCGCGCCCCTCCTGGGAATGCGGCTGGGCTGGGCAGGCGTGTGTCTGCTGGAGATGAATGGCTTCTGCGCCGGCTCGGCGTGCGGCTCATGGGCTCCCCCTCAGCGTCCCTCACCTCCCGCTCTGCTCCCGCCCTCTACGCCCAAGCGGGCTCCTGTCCTTCCTATGCTCCGCGCTGCCGACCTGCACACCGGCCACACGCCCTCAAGCTGCTGCATGCCGTTTCCTCTCCCTCCGAGTTTTGGTCTGGCCCGCCATGTCGTGCCGACCCTGAAGGTGACGGGGAGCAACATGGTACTTGGCGCTCCGGGCTACATGGCGCCGGAGCAGGTCTTCGGCCAATCCGAGATTCCGCCCAGCGCCGACATCTTCTCCCTTGGCTGCGTGCTGTACGAATGCCTCATACGGCGCACGGGTGGAGTTGCTGGCGGACGGTTCTCTGGTGGTGACGCTGGTTCCCGAGCGGGGCGCTGCCACGGACCAGGCTCCCGAAGCGCCTCGCGTCCTTTCTCACCTTGGTTGTCGTGGGCCTGCTGCTGGCCGTTCCCCGCCCAGCGCGCGCCTACCCCCTCCTGCTGTGGACGAGCCCGTTCGCCCCGCCAGGCACCGGCATGGTCATCCCGTCCCTCTTCGTCTCGGGCGACGGAAAGACACTCAATCCCTATCTGTATGGCGCTGTTGGCCTGTCCGAGCGCTTCGACGTCATCGCCGGTACCTCGGGTGTCTTCGGGCTGAGCCCCGCGTCCGCCAGCTTCGGGCTGGTGGATGTCAGTGTTCGCTACCTCGCGACCCCCGAGCTGGCCCTCACGCCTCGCATCCACTACACGCCGGGGCAGTCCCTCGTGGTTTCTCCGGAACTGCACGCCACCCGGAGCTTCGGCAATCTGCTGCTGACGCTCAACG contains:
- a CDS encoding transposase; translated protein: MRGILFILRTDLPWEWLPQEVFGVSGVACWRRLREWAQAGVLEALQQTLPDELGEKGCLDWSRAAVDSFSVPAKKGGLLPARILRTGERRAPSTTWW